The Cellvibrio zantedeschiae genomic sequence GCTTACAGAAGATAATCTTGTTAACCAGGAAGTTGCTATGGCCATGCTGCAACGCTTGGGGTTGAGCGCAAAAATCGCCAGCAACGGTTTGGATGCGGTTAAATCTCTTGAACAAGAATCTTTTGATTTAGTCTTGATGGATTGTCACATGCCGATTATGGATGGCTTTGAGTCCACGCAAAAAATTCGCGAGCGCGAAATGAGTTTGTCTTTACCAAAAATGCCGATCATTGCATTAACCGCCAATGCAATATTAGGTGATAGAGAAAATTGTATCGCTAAGGGCATGGATGATTATTTAAGTAAACCCTTCACAATCGAGCAGCTGCATAAAATATTGGCGCAGTGGTTACCCAAGCGGGAACAGGACGAGGAATCTGCCCATGCAAAACCGCTGGCCGCTGAAATTGATAGAAAAGTGCTTGCGCAATTGAAAAGCTTGAAGCCCGGGCTTTTGACGCGCGTCATTGATCTTTATTTAGAATCCAGCCCCAAATTATTATTGGATATGGATCAAGCGCTGACGCAACAAGATACGACCAACCTTTATAAAATTGCGCACAGCTTAAAAAATAGTTCGGCAAATTTGGGTATTACTAATTTGACCAATTTATGTCGCGAACTGGAGGTTAATGGCCGTGAAGGAAATTTGAGTGTTGCTACGTCTTTGGTCGCAGACATCAAACGTCTTTATGCTGCCGCTGAAACAGCGCTTCTTACTATTAAAACCGAGGAGGCGGTGTGAATAGATTGAACGCTAAGCCCACAGTTTTAGTTGTGGACGATGACGAAGCTGCACGTCTGATGATGGCCGCTACGCTGGAACAAGCAGATTTCAGTGTGGTGACAGCAGCGGATTGTGCAGAGGCGAGACAGGTTTTTGAACAAAACCACGTAGATATTATTTTATTAGATGTGCTTTTGCCTGATGGCGATGGTTTTACGTTGTGCGCAGAGTTTTTAAAACATCCGCGTGGGCGCGATTTGCCTATCGCCATGGTAACGGGGCTGGACGATGTTGAATCTATTGCCCTGGGTTACCAGAGTGGCGCTACAGATTTCATTACCAAGCCGGTGAGTTGGGGCACACTGCCTTATCGCATCCAATATATTTTGCGTGCAAGCAATGCTTTTTTAGACTTGAGCTTAAGTGAAAGTAAAACTCGCGCTTTGTTATCTGCCATTCCCGATATCATTATGCGTGTTCAGCGCGATGGAAAAGTTCTGGACATGCAAGTCGGTTCCTATGTGTACGACATGGGCGAGTGGCTTACTCATGAAACTGGTGACTTGTTTGGATATTTACCCAAAGGAATTTTCAATTCAGTAGAAGCTGTTATCGACAGCGCATTTGCAAATAATGAAATGCAGTTGATTGAATTCCAATGGTCGCAAGATCCCTCGCGTATACGCTACTGGGAAGCCCGGGTGTTACCGCGCGGAAGCAATGAAGTGCTCATGGTCGTGCGCGAAATCACCAATCGCAAAAAGCAGGACAATCAATTGCGGCTCTGGGCAAAAGTATTTGAAGGCTCCAATGAAGCCATCATGATTACTGATGCGGACTTGCATATTATTTCTGTGAATCGCGCTTACGAAAATATTATGGGCTTTACCGAAGCAGAAGTTCTTGGGGTGGATACCATAGCAGAGGGCGCGCGTTTACATACGCATAGTTTCTTTAGAAATTTGGTCAGCATTTTACGTGAACAGGGTTACTGGCAGGGCGAGTTATTTAATCAGCGTAAAAATGGCGAAACCTTTCCGTCCTGGTATTCCATTAGTCTTGTTTCAAATGCGCAGGGAAAACCTGAAAATTACATTGCTATTTTTAACGATATTACGGAATTTAAAAATTCCCGCGCACAAATTGAGTTTCTGGCTCATCACGACAATCTAACCGGCCTTCCCAATCGTGTGTTATTGAATGACCGTTTGGATATGGCGATTAATACTGCAAAACGTCTGGATGAAAAAGTGGGCGTGCTGTTTATTGATCTCGATCGTTTTAAAAATGTCAACGATTCACTCGGGCACACGGTTGGCGATCAATTATTAAAAGAAGCAGCCAAGCGTTTAAGCTCAACTATTCGCACCGGCGACACAGTATCGCGTTTGGGTGGTGATGAATTCGTCGTACTTTTTCCCAAGATAAAAGATGAAACAAGTCTTGCTGATCTCACGATTAAACTGCGGGATGTTTTGCAGCATCCTTACAATCTTGGCGATATTAGTTTGCACATAACACCCAGTATCGGCATTGCTGTTTATCCCGATGACGGTGAAAACGTTAATAGCCTTATAAAAAATGCGGATGCGGCAATGTATCTTGCAAAAGAAAAAGGCCGTAATAATTATCAGTTTTATACACCGCTTTTAAATGCGCGGACGCTTGATAGATTAAAACTTGAAAGCGATTTGCGCCTGGCCTTGGAACATGGCGGCTTTGAAGTTCATTACCAGCCACAACTTATTTCCAAAACAGGGAGTTTGTGGGGGGCGGAAGCTTTAGTACGTTGGCGCCATCCAGAACGCGGATTAATTTCTCCGGTTGATTTTATTCCGCTAGCAGAAGAAACAGGCTTAATTATTCCCCTTGGCGATTGGGTTTTTGCGCAAGCGGCGCGGCAAGTCACTGCGTGGCGCAAGCAGGGAATGCCCAACCTGGTTGTAGCGGTCAATATTTCAGTGGTGCAATTTCGCAAAGACGATTTTATACAGCGTATTGAGGCAATTTTAAAGGAAGAGGGCGCTGTATCGTCTTCGATTGAATTGGAATTGACAGAAAGTATTTTGATGCACGATATGGAATCGTCAATTCAGACGTTGAATTATTTGCGCGGTCAAGGTTTCCGCATTGCTATCGACGATTTTGGTACGGGCTATTCAAGTTTGAATTATCTGCGTCGGTTACCTGTAAACGTTTTAAAAATTGACCAATCATTTGTGCGTGAAATGTTAGTTGAACAGGCATCGCTCGCAATTGTGGAGTCCATTATTTCGCTGGCGCATTCGCTAGGCAAAGAAACTATTGCTGAAGGTGTGGAGACAAAAGCTGAGCTTGATGTTTTAACTGATCGCGGTTGCCGCTTGATGCAAGGTTATTACTTTTCAAAACCTTTACCCGCGCCCCAGTTTGAAGCCTGGGTTAAGGCGCGTGAGAATCATAGCCTGGCTATGCAGCGCTATTGAATTAACATCTTTCATCGCTATCAGGTAACTGGTACATAAACAGGAAAAATATGCTGAAACTTCGTACGCAAATTCACAAGCTCATACTCGCAGTTTCTGCGAGTTGCGCTTGCGTTTGTGCGCGGGGAGATGAGGGCAATTATTTAACCATGGAGTTAGACCAGCTTTTGCAAGTTCCTGTTACGGGTTCTACCTTGCGCGATGAATCCTTAAAAACGGTGCCCGCAGCAGTCACAATTTTTACTCATGATCAATTGGAAAAGCTTGGGCAGGACTATCTTTATGAGTTACTAAACCTGGTGCCGGGTTATCAATCTACCCGCGCAGCTGACCATGGGGCTAATTACACATTCAGCTCTCGCGGACGCCGTAATAGCGCACAAGCCCGTGAAATTTTGGTGGTCATGGATGGTCGCATTTTGGCAAATCCACGCACAGGATCGGTAGATGTATCCTTACCGCTAATTCCGCTTGAGCAAATTGAACGAATTGAAATTATTCGCGGCCCTGGTTCTGCTATTTACGGTTCAAGTGCATTTACCGGTGTAATCAATATAGTGACTCGAAAAGGGCAAAATGCTGTCAAAGTTGAAGTCGGTAACGATCAGCGCAAAGGTGTAAGCCTTATGCTATCCAAGCCAGTAAATGACTGGACGACTAATCTCTTTGCGCGTGCTTATGAAGACTCTGGTCAAATTTATAATGTGCCGGATTCGTTCACTAGGCAGCCAACCACAATTGAAGACCCACGCAAAACTTTTGATTTGGATCTTGCGTTAGGCAAAGATGAAACTCAGTTACGTGTGGCATACCACCGTTTCACTGCAGACGATTTTTATTCACTTGAAAATAATCAAAGTAATTTTAACGGCATAACCGTATGGTTAAAACAAATTAGTCTTGAACAAGGCATTCATTTTGTTGATGGCGTTACCACACAGATTTATGC encodes the following:
- a CDS encoding EAL domain-containing protein, producing the protein MNRLNAKPTVLVVDDDEAARLMMAATLEQADFSVVTAADCAEARQVFEQNHVDIILLDVLLPDGDGFTLCAEFLKHPRGRDLPIAMVTGLDDVESIALGYQSGATDFITKPVSWGTLPYRIQYILRASNAFLDLSLSESKTRALLSAIPDIIMRVQRDGKVLDMQVGSYVYDMGEWLTHETGDLFGYLPKGIFNSVEAVIDSAFANNEMQLIEFQWSQDPSRIRYWEARVLPRGSNEVLMVVREITNRKKQDNQLRLWAKVFEGSNEAIMITDADLHIISVNRAYENIMGFTEAEVLGVDTIAEGARLHTHSFFRNLVSILREQGYWQGELFNQRKNGETFPSWYSISLVSNAQGKPENYIAIFNDITEFKNSRAQIEFLAHHDNLTGLPNRVLLNDRLDMAINTAKRLDEKVGVLFIDLDRFKNVNDSLGHTVGDQLLKEAAKRLSSTIRTGDTVSRLGGDEFVVLFPKIKDETSLADLTIKLRDVLQHPYNLGDISLHITPSIGIAVYPDDGENVNSLIKNADAAMYLAKEKGRNNYQFYTPLLNARTLDRLKLESDLRLALEHGGFEVHYQPQLISKTGSLWGAEALVRWRHPERGLISPVDFIPLAEETGLIIPLGDWVFAQAARQVTAWRKQGMPNLVVAVNISVVQFRKDDFIQRIEAILKEEGAVSSSIELELTESILMHDMESSIQTLNYLRGQGFRIAIDDFGTGYSSLNYLRRLPVNVLKIDQSFVREMLVEQASLAIVESIISLAHSLGKETIAEGVETKAELDVLTDRGCRLMQGYYFSKPLPAPQFEAWVKARENHSLAMQRY